The Acidobacteriota bacterium genome has a segment encoding these proteins:
- the arsM gene encoding arsenite methyltransferase, with product MSKQIEEAVRDRYGSFAESGLSSEHAGVRAVAEAFGYSAEELSSIPAEANMGLSCGNPTASAHLRPGEVVVDLGCGGGLDIFLASPKVGPEGRAIGIDMTPEMIERARRNAEKGGYTNVEFHLAKIDHLPLPDNSVDCVISNCVINLAPDKQAVFREIVRVLKPGGRLAVSDIALKKELPPEVSSDLLAYVGCVAGAILTGDYKRGLLEAGFAHAEIVDTKRDLNVYDKIDNQQACCTPSTALPVAATGCCAPAETSERNHLTDLLSRYRVNDYAASVRVYAVKPAA from the coding sequence GTGTCAAAGCAAATTGAAGAAGCAGTACGAGACCGATACGGTTCATTTGCCGAAAGCGGGCTCTCAAGTGAGCACGCGGGAGTGCGAGCGGTTGCCGAAGCATTCGGATACTCAGCCGAAGAGCTCTCCTCCATACCGGCCGAAGCCAACATGGGGTTGTCTTGCGGGAACCCGACGGCTTCCGCGCATCTTCGCCCGGGCGAGGTCGTGGTCGATCTCGGTTGCGGAGGCGGGCTTGATATTTTCCTCGCCTCACCCAAGGTTGGTCCCGAAGGCCGGGCAATCGGAATCGACATGACGCCCGAGATGATCGAGCGCGCTCGCAGAAATGCGGAGAAGGGAGGCTACACCAACGTCGAGTTTCACCTGGCGAAGATCGACCATCTGCCGCTCCCGGACAACTCTGTTGACTGCGTGATCAGCAACTGCGTCATCAACCTCGCACCCGACAAGCAAGCCGTCTTTCGAGAGATCGTCCGCGTGCTCAAACCCGGGGGAAGGCTTGCAGTGAGCGACATCGCGCTCAAGAAGGAGCTGCCGCCTGAAGTGTCGAGCGATCTACTGGCGTACGTGGGGTGCGTGGCCGGGGCGATTCTAACCGGCGATTACAAACGAGGCCTGTTGGAAGCGGGGTTCGCGCACGCGGAAATCGTGGATACAAAACGCGATCTCAACGTCTACGACAAGATCGACAATCAGCAGGCCTGTTGCACGCCTTCAACAGCGTTGCCGGTTGCGGCGACCGGTTGTTGCGCGCCGGCTGAAACCTCGGAACGCAATCACCTGACCGACCTGCTGAGCCGCTACAGAGTCAATGACTATGCTGCGAGCGTTCGTGTGTACGCGGTTAAGCCGGCTGCTTGA
- a CDS encoding metalloregulator ArsR/SmtB family transcription factor produces the protein MNSEGTARYADMFAALGAEPRLQIVRLLLSAHPDGMIVGDIQTELEIPNSTLSHHLEKLRMEGLVIARKDKQWLWYSANADALQDLLGFLYAECCTRSKVVEPVKITSPKARR, from the coding sequence ATGAACAGCGAGGGGACGGCACGGTATGCAGATATGTTCGCGGCGCTCGGGGCCGAGCCGAGACTTCAGATAGTCCGGCTCCTGCTCTCAGCCCACCCGGACGGGATGATCGTCGGCGACATCCAAACCGAGCTTGAAATACCAAACTCGACGCTGTCTCACCATCTCGAAAAGCTCAGGATGGAGGGGCTGGTGATCGCGCGGAAAGACAAGCAGTGGTTGTGGTACTCGGCAAACGCCGACGCGCTTCAAGACCTGCTCGGTTTTCTCTACGCCGAATGCTGCACACGCAGCAAAGTGGTCGAACCGGTTAAGATCACTTCTCCAAAGGCCCGAAGGTAG
- a CDS encoding alpha/beta fold hydrolase — MPYADNSGVKIYWEEQGEGDPILLIMGLGYTMDMWYRTVPAVSKHYRTISFDNRGVGRTDVPPGPYPIAAMAADAAAVMDSAGVTRAHVFGISMGGMIAQEFALQYPERTRSLILGCTSHGGPQSVLADAEVITTLMARGTMSAEEGIHAMIPFIYAPSTPLERIEEDLEIRRRTFPTAQGYFAQVQGIFAYESLNRLSQLKVPTLVVHGESDRLVPPENGRRLARLISGAKLVMIPVASHIFPTDQPDAAHDAILGFLAEQSAT, encoded by the coding sequence ATGCCGTACGCCGACAACTCTGGGGTGAAAATCTACTGGGAGGAGCAGGGAGAGGGCGACCCGATTCTGCTCATTATGGGGCTGGGCTACACGATGGACATGTGGTATCGCACTGTGCCCGCCGTCTCCAAACACTATCGGACGATCAGCTTTGACAACCGCGGCGTTGGGCGCACCGACGTTCCTCCCGGTCCTTATCCCATTGCTGCGATGGCTGCGGACGCGGCCGCGGTTATGGATTCAGCGGGAGTGACTCGCGCGCACGTTTTTGGTATATCGATGGGTGGAATGATCGCGCAAGAATTCGCGCTTCAATATCCGGAGCGCACGCGTTCGCTCATTCTAGGTTGCACCAGTCACGGCGGACCACAGTCGGTGCTGGCCGATGCGGAAGTGATCACCACGCTGATGGCGAGAGGAACAATGTCCGCCGAAGAAGGGATTCACGCGATGATCCCTTTCATCTACGCTCCCTCGACTCCGCTCGAGCGGATTGAAGAGGATCTCGAAATCAGACGGCGAACGTTCCCGACGGCTCAGGGCTACTTTGCGCAGGTTCAGGGAATCTTTGCGTACGAATCTCTCAACCGCCTGTCTCAACTCAAAGTGCCCACGCTGGTCGTGCACGGCGAATCAGACCGGTTGGTTCCGCCCGAGAACGGCCGGCGTCTTGCGCGGCTAATAAGCGGCGCGAAATTGGTGATGATCCCCGTTGCAAGCCACATCTTCCCGACCGATCAACCAGACGCGGCTCATGACGCGATCCTGGGTTTCCTCGCCGAGCAAAGCGCAACGTAA
- a CDS encoding ectonucleotide pyrophosphatase/phosphodiesterase translates to MRRIVFASLLLTLIKPMWFASEAQNPAAVPVVLISIDGLKPDYVLEADKHGLKIPNLRKLVAGGAYASGVTGVLPTVTYPSHTTMVTGVSPARHGVIANSPFDPYSKNLNGWYWYAEDIRVPTLWDACAKAGIATASVDWPVTVGANISFNIAQYWRADNAEDRKVIRALSTPGLLREAEAAVGPYTDGNDYSVAGDVRRALFNVYLLEKKKPRFHLSYFGSLDDEEHRSGPYSAQTFVWLEKIDSIVGQLRQAAEKIGNGRAIICVVSDHGFKLTDKEVNLNSALREAGLIELNEQGKVKSWRAFAWYGGGSAGIMLRDEADSEARKIAGEVLNRLASDPASGVAKVVDRAAARGLGGFPDALFVVALRSGYRLGSKLQGPATGAVRPGGTHGYAPDVAEMNSSFFIAGPGIAAGRDLGQIDMRDIAPTLATLLRVSLPSAEGHSLTLR, encoded by the coding sequence ATGAGAAGGATCGTGTTCGCGAGCTTGCTGCTGACTCTTATTAAGCCAATGTGGTTCGCTTCGGAGGCGCAGAATCCTGCCGCCGTGCCCGTCGTGCTTATCTCGATCGACGGGTTGAAGCCGGACTACGTGCTCGAAGCCGACAAGCACGGCTTAAAAATTCCGAACCTGAGAAAGCTTGTTGCCGGGGGCGCTTACGCTTCCGGGGTTACCGGTGTGCTGCCAACCGTCACCTATCCGAGTCACACGACGATGGTCACCGGCGTCTCTCCGGCCAGACATGGCGTCATCGCCAACTCGCCGTTCGATCCCTACAGCAAGAACCTGAACGGCTGGTACTGGTACGCCGAGGACATAAGAGTTCCGACCCTGTGGGACGCATGCGCGAAGGCCGGAATCGCGACAGCCAGCGTAGACTGGCCGGTCACAGTTGGCGCGAACATCAGCTTCAACATCGCTCAGTACTGGCGCGCCGACAACGCTGAAGACCGCAAGGTGATTCGCGCGCTGTCAACGCCGGGACTTCTGCGCGAAGCCGAAGCCGCCGTCGGTCCTTACACAGATGGGAACGACTATTCTGTCGCGGGCGACGTTCGACGCGCGCTTTTCAATGTCTACCTTCTCGAAAAGAAGAAGCCGCGTTTTCATCTTTCTTATTTTGGCAGCCTCGACGACGAGGAACATCGAAGTGGTCCTTACAGTGCGCAGACCTTTGTTTGGCTCGAGAAGATAGATTCGATCGTCGGTCAGCTTCGCCAGGCGGCCGAGAAGATCGGCAACGGCCGCGCGATCATCTGCGTGGTGTCGGACCATGGCTTCAAGCTAACCGACAAAGAAGTCAATTTGAACTCGGCGCTTCGCGAAGCGGGACTGATCGAGTTGAACGAGCAAGGAAAAGTAAAATCCTGGCGCGCGTTCGCCTGGTACGGAGGGGGCTCGGCCGGAATCATGCTTCGTGATGAAGCCGACAGTGAAGCGAGAAAGATCGCGGGCGAAGTCCTGAACCGGCTGGCCAGCGACCCGGCATCGGGCGTAGCGAAAGTCGTCGATCGCGCCGCGGCTCGCGGGCTGGGTGGTTTCCCGGATGCTTTATTTGTTGTTGCGTTGCGATCGGGCTATCGGCTTGGTTCGAAGCTTCAAGGGCCGGCGACGGGGGCAGTCAGACCTGGAGGGACCCACGGTTACGCGCCCGATGTAGCCGAGATGAACTCATCGTTCTTCATCGCCGGTCCTGGCATCGCGGCGGGCCGTGACCTGGGTCAGATAGATATGCGAGACATCGCTCCAACGCTTGCAACGCTGCTTCGAGTTTCGCTCCCGTCGGCCGAGGGTCACAGCCTGACACTTCGCTGA